A stretch of DNA from Gimesia chilikensis:
TGGCAAGGTGGGTGACCAGACTGGCGCAGATCCGGAGCGTGTGGCGGCGGCCTGCGAGCGGTTTGAACTCGTGTACTGCACGCTGGAACCGGGATCGGCGATCTTCTTTCACTCCAATCTGCTGCACCGTTCAGATCAGAATAAAAGCGACCATCCGCGGTGGGGGTTCATCTGCTGCTACAACACGAAGCACAACGATCCATATAAGGAGTCGCGACACCCTCAGTACACACCGCTGACGAAGAGGGATGATGCGGACGTGTTGAAAATCGGTCATGCCCAGTGGGAACAGATACAGGCAGATTCATCGCTGTGATGAGTGACGTCGAATTGTGGGAGCAGAATGGGTAAGGGTGCCGAAACCACAGGAAATTCGCTGAGTCAGCAGAGTGAGCTGATCAAGCGACTGGCGCGCGAGGTCGGCTTTGATCTGGCTGGAATTGCGCCAGCGGTCACGCCCACTGGTTATCACAGCTTTCTGGACTGGCTGAACCAGGGATACGCGGGAGAGATGAGCTATCTCGAACGTCGTAAAGAGGCTTATGAACATCCACGCTATGTGATGAGTTCCGTGCGGAGTGTGCTGATGCTGACGTTGAATTATCAGACGGAAACGCCGCCCGAGGTGACGGGAACTGAGGCGCGGGTTTCGCGTTATGCCTGGGGGACGACCGACTATCACAAGGTGATTCGCAAGAAACTAAAGCAGCTGTCGCGCTTGATTCGCGAGCAGTATCCCGATTGTGAAACACGAGGCGTTGTCGATACTGCGCCGCTGCTGGAGCGGGACTTCGCTCAGTTGGCAGGACTGGGCTGGATTGGAAAGAACACGCTGCTGCTCAACAAACGGGAGGGAAGCTGGTTTTTTCTAGCGGGGTTGCTGCTGAGTGATGAGCTGGAATATGACGAACCGCAACAAACAAGCCATTGTGGCACCTGTACACGGTGCCTGGAGGCCTGTCCGACCGATGCGTTCGTAGAAGCAGGGACGCTGGATGCGCGGAAGTGTATTTCGTATCTGACGATCGAGCTGCGAGATCAGCCGATCCCTGCAGAATTACGAACGGGAATGCAGGACTGGATGTTTGGCTGCGATGTGTGCCAGGAAGTCTGTCCCTGGAATCGGAAGGCACCGATCAGCGGAGAGCCAGCATTTCAGCCGGTCGAAACGTTTACTCCCGTCGATGCCTGCGAACTGCTGACACTGGACGAAGCTGCATTTCAGGAGCGGTTCCAGAGTACGCCGATGTCGCGGGCCCGTCGGGCGGGGTTGCTCCGGAATGCAGCCATCGTACTGGGGAACCGGGGAGATCAGAGTGCAGTGCCGGCATTGTTGGGAGTACTCAATGATGATGAGCCGCTGATTCGAGGGGCCGCGGCCTGGGCGCTGGGGCGACTGGGAGCTCCGACCACTGTGGAGACGCTGCAGGCCCGCCTGGAAATTGAGATTGAAACAGATGTGATTGAGGAACTCAAGCAGACACTCAGCAGGCTGGTGAGTTGAGGCGAATAAACTGGAAAATGCGGGGAGAAAGTGGCGGGCTCTGATGGAAAAGTGACAGTGCGTGTATTACGATCTGCAACAGAGTTAAGCCAACAAAAAATCTTTGGTTCGAATATCAGAACGTTATTGTGAATGGGAGCAGTGAGATGGGCGATCAACCTCTTGTCGGAGTCAATGGTGCCAGCGGTCGGATGGGACAGCGGGTGGCTGTGCTCGTATATCAGGATCCGGATCTGAAACTGGGGGCTGCCCTGGAATCGGAGTCTTCTCCTGCCCTGGGGAAAGACGTGGGTGAAGTTGCCGGCATCGGTCCTGTTGGCCTGAACATTACGTCTGAGTTGACCGACCGCGTGGATGTGATCATCGACTTCTCCCTGCCAGCCGGACTGGTGAAAATCGCCGGAGTCTGTGCTGAACGGCAGATTCCGCTGGTTGCTGCTACCACGGGATTGACGCCGGAACAGCGAAACGAAGTGCTGACGGCTTCACAGACCACTCCCCTGATTCTGGCCCCCAATATGAGTGTGGCTGTGAATCTGATGATGAAGCTGGTGCGGGAAGCCGCCCATTCGCTGAAGAATACTCCCAGTGGCGTGGACGTAGAAATCATTGAGCGGCATCACCGGTTTAAGGAAGATGCACCCAGTGGGACCGCATTGCACTTTGGTGAAATCATTGCCGACGAGATGGGGCAGACCGAACACGTTCACGGACGCGAAGGACGTCCGGGACCACGTCCGGTTTGTGAAATCGGCTATCACGCGTTGCGGACCGGCGACAATGTGGGTGAGCATACAATTGTCTTCGGCATGATGGGTGAGACGATTGACCTCACAGTCCGCGGCCATACCCGTGACAGTTATGTTTATGGCGCCCTGATGGCGGCCAAATATCTGACAACCCAGAAGGCGGGTCTGTATACAATGGCGGACGTGCTGGGCCTGAACTAAATCTCGGCCTGTCAGTAAGTTATGTTGCAAATCTAAAACTGCCGGTACTATGCGATGGTGCCGGCAGTTTTTGTTCTCAGCGACAGGTATCACCGGTTTATTTTGGTAAGTCTGCCCCTTTTACCAAGTCTGTGAAATGATCAAGAGTGATACACCCGGTAACCGATACAAAAAGAGCGCTGACTGCCTCTCGACAGAACAGATTGAGGGGGAGAACGGACACCGTGTCCTGTCTAACCGGAATTCAGGGATTGAATTCTGATCTGCTGTCAAAACAGAGTCCCGTCTCGAAGGATCGAGTCATGAGCTGGCTGAAGTCTCTCAAATTCAAAAGCGTTCTGAGTCTCATTTCACGAGATTCCTCTCAAACCGAACGCCAATCTCGCTTTGGTGTTCGCTGGAACCAGACGGCTAAAGTCTTCGTCGGTTTGATCGCCAGTGTCTGTTCAATGATGGCACTGATCTCCTTCTTCGGTTCACTGGAAGAGCCTTCTGTGGAAGATAAGCTGCTTTCCGATGCCGAGTCGCTGGCACCGGATCTGGGAAGCGGGGATGAACTGTCGATGGAATTTGGTCTGGATGCGGAGCTGCCGCTGCAGGAAGCGGTTGCCGATGTGGAAGGAGCCATGGGGGAAGTACAGACGGTTTCTGTGGAGCAGGCAGCAGGCAGCGGAGAGACCGGTTCGGGAGTCTATCATGCGTTGGGGCGCGATTATGGAGATCAGCAGACGAGTGGACGCGTCGAGCAGGTTTCTGGAGCGCATCCCATTTATGTGTCGAGTAACAGGCAGTCCGGGGGTACGCAGAATGCAAGCAGCTCCGGGGCTGCCTGGCTGACTGGAGAAATTGAAGAGCTCGAGCTGCCGACAGTGCGCAGCGCAGCTGTTCCTTCCAGAAATTATTAAGAGAACAATTAAACGGAAGTCTCAGACCTTTCAACCATTCGCGGGAATCAGAGTCGATGTATCAGAGTTACTGGAATCTGCAGAGCGGCCCTTTCGAAGAAAAGATGGACGCTGGGTATTTTTATGAGAGCCACCCGCATCAGGCCGGACTGCTGAAGTTGCAATACCTGGTGGAGAACCGCAAGGGAGCCGGCCTGCTGGTCGGAAACCCGGGCAGCGGGAAATCCTACCTGTGCCACGTGCTGAAAAGTCAGCTTGCAGAGCGGCATCAGCCGTTCGTACAACTGGTCTTTCCCCAGCTTTCACCTGTCGAGTTGATTTCATATCTCGCGGTTGAGTTAGGGGCGGAAGAGGCGGGCATCGAGCCGGGAGTGACCGGTAAGGATCGCATCATCCGCGCCCTGCATCGGCAGTTACAGTTGCTTTGTGATCAGGGGGCACAGCCTGTGATCGTGATTGATGAAGCACATCTGATTGCAGATCAGCGAATTTTCGAGACGCTGCATCAGTTGCTCAATTTTCAGCAGACCTCCGATGTCGACTTCACGCTGTTGCTGGTAGGAGACCGGTTGTTGCTGAGTCACCTGCAACGTTCCGCTCAGCTGGATGACCGCATTTCGGTCCGTTGTCTGCTCAGACCGTTTTCTGCGGAAGAGACACAACGGTACGTTGAGCATCGACTGCAGGTCGCCGGTCGGACCGAACCGGTGTTCGAAGCATCTGCATTCCAGACGTTGTTCGAACTGACGCAGGGGAATCCGCGGAAGATCAATCGTTTGTGTGATCTGGGGCTGCTGGTCGGTTATGCCGACGAACTGCCGCTGATTACGTCAGACGTTCTGGAAGCGGTTTCAGAAGAACTCGTAACCTCCATTCCAGACTGATACTCATTCAGCGGAATAATTCTATTTAACGTAGTATCATCTACAGTTGAGTATATCGATTAAGTTACGCGCTGACCTGTTTCTGAGGGCAGCGCGTTTTTTTGTGAACCTGCTCCCGTGCTTTGGTGTCTGCTTCCCAACGGGTAATGCTACCCCATTAATTCGTACAGGGAAAAACCATGTTTCACTTCTTCTCCAGCGAGAGTTCATCGAGCAGCTCGTCAGAATCTGACGGGACGGGGTCGGTGTGTGAAGTGTGAACGTCGACATTGAATGAATTCAAGCCCGTCCGATTCTTTGATCGGACGGGCTTTTTTTATTGGTATGCCCCAGTTGGGGCGAGGCTCGCATTTTTTCGTTGCATCAGCCGATCTGGCGCTGCACGGGCACAAAAAGGCTGCTGAGGCTGCTCACCTCTTCAGCTGGCCGGCAGATGTGACACACTCCTCTTGAGAAAGGAGGCTATGAGCAATGGTTCATAAAGTTCATGTGAATGTGGGAACGATCGGTCATATCGATCATGGAAAGACAACGCTGACGGCTGCGATTTTGAAGGTGCAGGCACAGCGTGGTCTGGCGCGCGTCAAGTCGTACCAGGAGATCGCCCGCGGCGGTATCGAACGCGATAAAAACAAGACTGTGACGATCCTGGCGTCGCATGTGAAGTACGAAACGGACAAGCGGACGTACGCGCACATCGACTGTCCGGGACACGCGGATTACATCAAGAACATGATTTCCGGTGCAGCTCAGATGGATGGTGCGGTGCTGCTGGTCTCTGCCGCCGACGGTCCGATGCCCCAGACACGCGAGCACATTCTGCTGGCGCGGCAGGTGGGTGTTCCGTACCTGGTCGTGTTTCTTAACAAGTGTGATCTGGTGGATGATCCGGAGCTGATCGAACTGGTAGAGCTGGAGCTGCGGGAAATGCTGACGCATTATGGCTTTACTGGAGATGAAGTTCCCTTTATCTACGGTTCCGCGAAACTGGCCGATGCACGTCCGGATGATCCGGACGCCTCCCGGTGTATCCACGAACTGCTGGAGACGCTCGACACCTACGTGCCGGATCCGCAGAGGCTGACTGACAGGCCGTTTCTGATGTCGGTCGAAAACGTGTTCAGCATCATGGGCCGCGGGTCTGTGGTGACGGGTAAGATTGAACAGGGACAAATCCGTCCCGGCGATGCGGTCGAGATTGTCGGTCTGTGTGAAGATACGCGCACTGATGTTGTGACTTCGGTGGAGTCGTTCAACGCACTGGTCGACACGGGCTATGCCGGCGACAACGTGGGTTGCCTGTTGAGAAAGACGAACTACTCAGAAGTTTCGCGGGGTCAGGTGCTGGCAGCAGTTGGCACCGTGACGCCGTATCGAAACTTCGAGGCGGAAGTTTATGTTTTGAAAAAGGAAGAAGGGGGACGGCATACGCCTTTTTTTGATGGCTATACGCCCCAGTTTTTCTTTCGTACGACGAACGTCACGGGAACCGCACGGGTGGAAGGCCAGGCAGATCTGGCCATGCCCGGTGATGGTGTGACACTGAACGTGATGCTCAACCAGCCGATCGCGCTGGCTGAGGGGGACCGGTTTGCGATACGCGAAGGCAGCAAAACGGTCGGTTCGGGAGTGGTCACACGCGTGATTGCCTGATGTGGGTGCCCCTGGTCTGCCTTGGTGGATCAGGGGCATTTTACTGGAGCAGCAGTGCTGTTCGTGGCCGTGTTCTGTTTTAGTCTGCGTGAAAATGGGGGACAGCCCTTGCGAAATACAGGGGGTCGGGTTCACAATAGGCCAATTCATTTCAACCCGATAGGGAAATCTCGTTGCGTGTGGGAGTAATACAGGCCAGCTTAAAAGCGGTCTGAATCGATTCCCTGCACGGACCGTCAACAAGGTAAATGTCTGAATGTGGTCTTCGCGTCTGTTCTGGAAACTGTTCCTGGTTTATGCCGGTCTGAATATTGCTTCCGCGATTGTATTCGTGTTGATTGTTTCGGGACGCCAGAAAACCCAGGTGGAAGACCAGGTGCAGCAGCGTCTGCATGACTCAGCGGTGATCATGCGGAGCAGCATGGAGGGGGTCTTCGACAGAGGATTCTCTGAGCAGCTGCAGATCAAAGTTGAGAAGCTGGGGGCAGAAACCGGCACGCGGATTACGCTGATCGACATGGACGGGGTCGTGATTGCCGATTCGGATCAGAGTTCACTGCAGCTGGTCCGCGACATGGAAAACCACAAAAACCGGGTGGAAGTCATCAAAGCGCTGGCCACGGGTTCGGGGACTTCCGAACGGAGAAGTCCGACACTGAGTGAGCCCATGAAGTATTATGCGCTCTTGTACCGGCATGATGGCGAGCCTAAGGGGGTGGTGCGTGTTTCGATCACGATGTCCAAAATTCAGCTGGAGATCGCGTCGATTGAGAAGCTGATCTGGAGTATTGCGCTACTGGTCAGCTTTACCGTGATGTTGATTACCTATTGGGTGGTCGCTCGCATGATCCGTCCCCTGACGATTCTGACCAATGCAGCCGAGTCGATTGCCAATGGGGATTACGATCAGAAACTGTATTTCCCCCAGCATGATGAGCTGGGAATCCTGGCCCAGTCCTTTAATCATATGAGCAAGGAAATGGCCGAACGCGTGCGTCAGCTGCAGGCGAGCGGTGATCGTCTGAGTACCGTGCTGGAGGGTATGGTCGAGGGCGTAATCGCGACCAATGAACGACAGCATGTGCTGTTTGCCAACGAGTCGGCGGGGCGGTTGTTGTTTTTCTCGCCGGAAGAGGCACAGGGTAAGCCGCTGTTTGAATCGGTACGAAATCATCAGCTGCAAAAGGCGGTGACAGAGGTGTTAAAAACCCTGGAACCCCAGCGGATGGAAGTCGAACTCGAGAGTACCAGCGATCGGATTCTGGGGGTGACCACGACTCCGCTGCCCGGCACTCCCTGTCCGGGTCTGGTGATCGTGTTGTTTGATATGACCGAGTTACGGCGGTTGGAATCATTGCGTCAGGAGTTTGTTGCGAATGTCTCACATGAATTGAAGACGCCTTTGAGTTCCATCAAGGCGTATACGGAGACCCTGATCCGTGGCGCGATGGATGATCCGGAGATCAGCAAAACCTTTCTGATGCGGATCGAAGAACAGGCAGACCGTCTGCACCAGCTGATTCTCGACTTGATCAGCCTGGCGAGTATCGAATCAGGAAATCAGGTCTTCGATATTATCAGTATCGAGCTGCGTCCGTTTGTTGAGTCCTGCCTGGTAGATCAACAGACTGTGGCGGAGTCAAAGCAGATTGAACTGATTATCGAAGAGCAGGAGCCCGGTTTGCGGGTCAAAGCTGACGAAGAAGGCTTGCACCAGATCCTGGGGAACCTGATCAACAACGCGATCAAGTACACGCCGGAGCAGGGAACGATTACGATTCGCTGGCAGCGTGATGAAGGTAACATGGTGTTACTGCAGGTGCAGGATACCGGGATCGGGATTGAGGAGAAGCATCTGGCCCGTCTATTCGAGCGGTTCTTCCGGGTCGACAAAGCGCGTTCGCGTGAGCTGGGTGGAACCGGGCTGGGGCTCTCCATTGTGAAGCATCTTGTACAATCGTTTAATGGTACGATTGGTGTGACCAGTAAGGTCGGGACAGGAACGACGTTTTCTGTCCGTCTCCCCCGTGGCTGAGATCGGGGTTGAGTGTGGTAAGTGCTGTGTAATTCCTGTGTTAGGATGCGCATTTCCGGTGGTTGAGTTGTTCCGGAAAGATTAAGTACTTCACGGTTTCTTAATATAGTCTTAACAAATTGCGGGTATGGTTACACGCGTCTGAGAGAGGCTACAGGTGCCCGTTCGCTCTGAACGGCGGTGTGGTCTCTGAATCAAAGCGAAGAACCATCTTATTTAACCATATCGCATTTGGGAGAAACACACACGATGATCACGACAAACAAGGGGAAAGTATGGGGGCTGCTGTGTCTGGCCATTGGCGTTTCCCTGATTGGCGTTGGATGCAACGGGAACAGCGACGGCCCGGCAGCCAAGCAGGCTGGATCTGAGCCGGGAGCCGAAGCACCTGCTGAGGGTGGCGAGAAGCTGGAAGGCAGTGTGAAAATTGATGGCTCCAGCACCGTGTATCCCGTGAGTGAAGCGGTTGCCGAAGAGTTTCGTGCAGTGCAGCCTAAGATTCGTGTGACAGTTGGTGTCTCCGGTACCGGTGGTGGAATGAAGAAATTCATCGCTGGCGAAGTTGATATCTGCGATGCATCTCGGGCGATGAAAGAAAAAGAAGCCAACGCCTGTAAAGAACAGGGAATCGAGTTCATCGAACTGTCAGTTGCGTTTGACGGTCTGGCTGTGATCGTGAACCCTAAGAACGACTGGTGCGACTGCCTGACCGTCGGTCAGCTCAAAGAACTGTGGCGTCCGGAAAGTGGCGTTAAGCAGTGGAAAGACCTGGATCCCAAGTGGCCTGCCAAAGACATCAAGCTGTACGGTCCGGGAACTGACTCGGGTACTTTCGATTACTTCACCGAAGCAATCGTTGGTGAATCCAAGGCCAGCCGGGCTGACTACACTGCCAGTGAAGACGATAACGTGCTGGTGACCGGTGTCTCCGAAGACGCAGATGCCCTGGGTTACTTCGGCTATGCATACTACGACGAAAACAAAGACAAACTGAAGCTGCTGGCTGTTGATGGCGGCAAAGGTTGTGTCAAACCTTCTCTGGAAACCGTGCGGAACAACACTTATGAGCCACTGTCCCGCCCGCTGTTCATCTATGTGCGGAAGTCTGCTCTGGAGCGACCTGAAGTAGTTGCCTTCGTCAAATTCTACATGGAAAACGCTGCAGCTCTGTCGAAAGACGTGGGATATGTGCCCGTCTCCGAAGAAGTTCAGAAGAAGAACATGGAAACCTTTAATGGAGCTTTGTCGAAGTGACAAACGAACGTTCTGACGCAGAACAACCAGTTGAAGTAAACGGGGGTGAGGCAGCGGTCGTTGGGCTGCCTCGCCCTGCGTCTCTTGAAAGTGCGAGTGGTCTGTGGAACCGTCTGCGTCCTGTGTATGAGGGCCTGGTACACTTCTCGCTGTTTATCTGCGCCAGCATTTCAGTGCTGGTGACCGTAGGCATTGTGATCATTCTGCTGTACGAATCGGTTAAGTTCTTCTACGATGTGCCTGTGCTGGAGTTTCTGACGGGGACTGAATGGACGCCGTTGCTTAAGCCACAGCACTTCGGGATTCTGCCTCTGCTCTGTGGGACGATGCTGGTCGCCGGCGGTTCCGCGCTTGTGGCGGTTCCGATTGGTCTGGGGACGGCAATTTACCTGAGTGAGTATGCGTCTCCCCGCTTCCGCGACATCGTGAAACCAATCCTGGAAATCCTGGCCGGTATCCCATCGGTCGTTTATGGATTTATGGCAATTGTGTTTGTGTCTCCGATCATCCGCCAGATTTTTCCCAGTGCCGGCGTATTCAATGCTGCCAGTGCCTGTGTCGTGGTGGGGATCATGATCCTGCCGATGATCATTTCTCTGAGTGAAGATATTCTGCAGTCGGTCCCGATTTCATTGCGGGCAGCAGCTTCTGCACTGGGAGCAAACAAATTTGAAGTGACCGTACGGGTGGTCCTGCCGGCTGCGATGTCGGGGATTATTGCCAGTTTCCTGCTGGCCATCTCCCGTGCAATCGGTGAAACAATGGCGGTGACTCTGGCAGCAGGGGCGACACCCAAGCTGACCCTGAATCCCCTGGAAAGTATTCAGACCATGACCGCTTACATTGTGCAAGTGAGTCTGGGAGATACACCTGCAGGCACGATTGAGTACCGTACAATTTTTGCAGTCGGCCTTGCCTTGTTTGTCACAACAATGACGATGAACGTGATTGCTCAATATATTCTCTCCCGAGTAGGAGAACGCTACGAATGAGCACGAAACTCGATATTTATACAAAGAGACGCCGTGGGCGTATCATTAACGGGATGTTCACTGTGGCCTGTTTTCTGGCCACGATTTCCTGTGTGCTGGTGCTGTTGGTTTTGATCTGGAATATCATTCTGCAGGGCAAAAGCTGGTTGAGCTGGGACTTTATCGAGTCCCTGCCTTCACGGTTCCCTGAAAAAGCCGGTATCAAGACAGCGCTGTGGGGCAGCATCTGGCTGATCTGTCTGACGGCTCTGTTTTCAGTACCGCTGGGAGTAGGGGCTGCCGTTTATCTGGAAGAGTATGCTCCACGCAGTCGCTGGCGGAAATTGATTCAGTTGAATATTGCGAATCTGGCCGGTGTGCCTTCCATTGTTTACGGAATTCTGGGGTTGGGACTGTTCGTCCGGGCGTTGGCTTTTGAACGGAGCGTGCTGTCCGGCGCATTGACACTGACTCTGGTTGTATTACCGATTATTATTCTGGCATCCCAGGAAGCGCTGCGGGCGGTACCGGATTCGATCCGACGTTCGGCTTATGCTCTGGGGGCGACCCGCTGGCAGACGGTGTGGTACCAGGTGCTGCCGGCTTCCCTGCCGGGGATTATGACAGGAGTGATTCTGTCCCTCTCACGGGCACTCGGAGAAGCGGCACCCCTGCTGGTTGTCGGGGCAATGGCTTATGTTCCCTTTGTACCGGAAAAATTATCGGATGAGTTTACGGCTCTGCCGATTCAGATTTTCAACTGGACCTCGCGGCCGCAGGAAGAGTTTCATCATCTGGCGGCAGCCGGGATTTTAGTACTGCTGGTCGTACTGGTCAGCATGAATGCAGTAGCGGTGTTCGTGCGGCATAAATACGGAAAAAAGATTCGCTGGTAAGAGAGGGATCCTGGCGATCGGGAAAATACGAAATTCTCCCGCACATATTTGATTTCGATTATCTATAATAGTATTCAGCGGGGATAACCAATTTATGGCTTCAACACCCTCGGTTAAAAATAATATGCAATCACCTGATAAAGCAGCCTCCACTCATTCACAGGGTCCTGTCGTGCGGCCTTCGATTCCTGAAGGTAAAAGCATGCGGACTGCCGATGAGTTGGCGCAGGCTACCGAAAAGATCAGCGTGCGTGACCTGTCGTTTTATTATTCGGATAACCGCGCTTTAACTGATATTTCACTTTCGATTCCTGAGCGGTGCGTGACTGCATTCATTGGCCCCTCAGGCTGTGGAAAGTCGACGTTTCTCCGGTGTCTGAACCGGATGAATGATATGATCGAAGGCACCCGGGTCGAAGGCGAGATCCTGCTGGAAGGTCAGGATATTTATTCCAGCCGCACAGACATCGTGACCTTGCGGAAGCGGATCGGGATGGTATTCCAGAAGTCGACTCCGTTTCCGAAATCGATTTTCGATAACGTGTCGTTCGGTCCCAAGATCGCAGGTATTCGTAAAAAGAAAGATCTGTACGAGATCGTCGAGCGTTCTCTGCAGCGGTCGGCCTTGTGGGAAGAAGTCAAAGATCGCCTGAGCGATTCTGCATTGAACCTGTCGGGTGGTCAGCAGCAGCGGTTATGTATTGCCCGTGCTCTGGCCAACGATCCAGATATTCTGTTGATGGATGAACCGGCGTCGGCACTCGATCCGGCTTCAACGGCACGTATCGAAGACCTGATCTTCGAACTCAAAGAACAGTACACGATTGTGATCGTTACGCATAACATGCAGCAGGCGGCTCGTGTGTCCGACCAGGCTGCCTTTTTCTATCAGGGGCTGCTGATCGAATCCGGAGCGACGGAAGAGCTCTTCACGAATCCCAAGAAACAGCAGACCGAAGACTACATTACCGGCAGATTTGGATAAGCCAATGACAAAACATTTACAGCGTGATATGGAATCACTGGAGCGGGAAATCATCACCCAGTCATCACTGGTGGAAGAGATGATTTCCAAAGCCAGTCGCGCGCTTTACGAAGTTCAGGTTGATCTGGCCAATGAAGTGATTGAGCAGGAACGGGCGATCAACGAGAGTGAAGTGAAGATTGAGGAAGACTGCCTGAAGATTCTGGCGCTGCACCAGCCGGTGGCCGTCGATTTGCGCGAGACGGCAACGGTGCTGAAGATTAACAATGATCTGGAGCGTATTGCCGACCTGGCGGTGAATATCGCTGAGCGGACCATCGGATTGTCGCATTATCCGAATTTCCATATTCCTGCTGCTCTGGAACCCATGACGAAAGTTACGGTTTCGATGTTACGCGACGCGATTGACGCGTTCATCGATTTCGATACCGATAAGGCCCGTGAGGTCTGTAAACGTGATGATATTGTCGACGGTTACAACCGCGAGATCATCAATGAAATCTACGGATTGATGCAGACCGATCCGAGCCTGATTAAGCCGGCATTACATTTTTTCTCTTCAGCGCGCCACATTGAACGTATTGCC
This window harbors:
- the phoU gene encoding phosphate signaling complex protein PhoU, with the translated sequence MTKHLQRDMESLEREIITQSSLVEEMISKASRALYEVQVDLANEVIEQERAINESEVKIEEDCLKILALHQPVAVDLRETATVLKINNDLERIADLAVNIAERTIGLSHYPNFHIPAALEPMTKVTVSMLRDAIDAFIDFDTDKAREVCKRDDIVDGYNREIINEIYGLMQTDPSLIKPALHFFSSARHIERIADHTTNIAEDVIYLTEGEIVRHRHKETFST
- the pstB gene encoding phosphate ABC transporter ATP-binding protein PstB, coding for MASTPSVKNNMQSPDKAASTHSQGPVVRPSIPEGKSMRTADELAQATEKISVRDLSFYYSDNRALTDISLSIPERCVTAFIGPSGCGKSTFLRCLNRMNDMIEGTRVEGEILLEGQDIYSSRTDIVTLRKRIGMVFQKSTPFPKSIFDNVSFGPKIAGIRKKKDLYEIVERSLQRSALWEEVKDRLSDSALNLSGGQQQRLCIARALANDPDILLMDEPASALDPASTARIEDLIFELKEQYTIVIVTHNMQQAARVSDQAAFFYQGLLIESGATEELFTNPKKQQTEDYITGRFG